In Streptomyces sp. HUAS ZL42, the DNA window ACGGGGAGGGCGGCGACCGTGTCCGGGTAACCGAAGTGCAGGCTCACCACGGAACCGTTGCGGATCTCGTCGAGGACTTTGCGGGCGACGGCGGGGGCGCCGGGCGCGGTGAAGTCGAGCGAGTCGACGTCGTACGACAGGACGTGGGGGTAGCCCGCGCGCTTGGCCAGGCGTTCGACGAGCGGGGAGGCGCGGGCGGCCCGGGAGGGGCGGAACCAGGTGCCGATGGAGCCGGTGAGCCGCTTCAGACGGTCCGCGCAGGCGAGGATCTCCTGCTCGGCGTCGGCCTCGGGCAGGGCGTTGATGTCGACGTGGCGGTGGGTGTGGTTGCCGAGGTCGTGGCCGCCGTCGAGGATGCGGCGGGCGAGGGTGGGGTGTTCGTCCAGCCAGGTGCCGACGGCGAGCACGGTGAGGCGGGCGCCGTGGCGTTCGGCCTCGGTGAGGAGGGCTTCTGCGGTTTCGGGGTCGCCCTGGCCGTGGAAGGTGAGGGCGATGCGGGGGTGGTTGCGGGGGCCGTGGGTGAGTTGTGCGGGCAGGCCCGGGAAAAGGCGGGGGCCGGCTTGCGCGGCCGTCTCGCTGTCCGGATTGGCCGCGTGGGTGGGGTGTGCGACGGCGCCGCTCGTGGCGCAGCCGGCGGCGAACGCGCCTGCGGCGAGGAGGCCGGCTCCCGTGCGGAGGGCCGTCCGGCGGTCGGTCGTGGTCACCCGCACCATTTAAGGGCGGATGGGGTGGAAAAGGGGCGATTGGGCCGAACGGTGGCTCTTGCGGGTTGCGTGGAGAGGGCACCCCTCGGACCGTCAGCGGTCTGCCACCTTCATTTCGAACCAGGTCGTCTTGCCGCGCGGGAGGAGGTCGACGCCCCAGCGGTCGGAGAGCTTGTCGACGAGGAAGAGTCCACGGCCGCTGATGTCCAGTTCCTGGACCGGCATCAGGCAGGGCAGGCCCCGGGAGGGGTCGCGGACCTCGATGCGGATCCAGCCGCGGCGGCGGCGCATACGGAGGCCGAAGATCCGGGCGCCGGTGTGGCGTACGGCATTGCCCACGAGTTCGGAGACGAGTAACACCGCGTCTTCCGTCATCTTGGGGGTCAGGCACCACTGGCGCAGGACCACCACCTGCGTCAAACGGCGGGCCGTGGCCGCGGATTCGGGACGGGACGGAAGCGGAACCTCTGCCTCCGTGGGATTGCCGAACAGCTCCAGCGCCTTCAGTGCGCGGTCGTCCTCGACCGCCGGCGACCAGCGCGCCGCAGTTGCACGACCGTGCCCCCGCGGCTGTTCGATGCCCTCCAGCCCCGCCATGCCCCCATCATGGCCGCCCCGGGCGACCTCCGTGGCCGTTCCGGCGGAATACACCCCCCTGGAGCCACGGCTCCGCGGGGTGCGATTGGCATATGCCGATGGTATTTCGGAGCTCGTCACAGCCCCTTCGACCTGCGACGACGTCTCGTCCAGAGGCAATCGACAGACTCCCTCGACAAGGCAGGCTTAAGGTCGTCTTAAGGTTCCCATAAACCGCCCCATCGAGGGACCCGGATGAGACATCGCGTCAACTGCAAGCGGTTCGACGGAGATTCACAGGTTCAGAGGAACTTCGCCTTCCCCGGACCCTCCTCGACGAAGCTGCGCATCCCGCGCTCGCGGTCCTCCGTGGCGAACAGGCCCGCGAACCAGTTGCGTTCGACCGTGAGGCCCGTGTCGATGTCCGTCTCCAGACCGGCGTCCACGGCCTCCTTCGCCGCACGGAGTGCGATCGCCGGGCCCTGTGCCAGCTTCGCCGCCCAGGCGTGGGCCTCGGTGTACACGTCGGCGGCCGGGACCACGCGGTCCACCAGGCCCAGGGTCAGCGCCTCGTCCGCCTTCACCATGCGGCCCGTGAAGATCAGGTCCTTCGCCCTGGAGGGGCCGATCAGGCGGGACAGCCGCTGGGTGCCGCCCGCGCCGGGGATCAGGCCCAGCAGGATCTC includes these proteins:
- a CDS encoding polysaccharide deacetylase family protein codes for the protein MVRVTTTDRRTALRTGAGLLAAGAFAAGCATSGAVAHPTHAANPDSETAAQAGPRLFPGLPAQLTHGPRNHPRIALTFHGQGDPETAEALLTEAERHGARLTVLAVGTWLDEHPTLARRILDGGHDLGNHTHRHVDINALPEADAEQEILACADRLKRLTGSIGTWFRPSRAARASPLVERLAKRAGYPHVLSYDVDSLDFTAPGAPAVARKVLDEIRNGSVVSLHFGYPDTVAALPVVLEELDRRGLRAVTTTELLS
- a CDS encoding ATP-binding protein; amino-acid sequence: MAGLEGIEQPRGHGRATAARWSPAVEDDRALKALELFGNPTEAEVPLPSRPESAATARRLTQVVVLRQWCLTPKMTEDAVLLVSELVGNAVRHTGARIFGLRMRRRRGWIRIEVRDPSRGLPCLMPVQELDISGRGLFLVDKLSDRWGVDLLPRGKTTWFEMKVADR
- a CDS encoding enoyl-CoA hydratase/isomerase family protein; translation: MTVNLEVAEGVGTLRLDRPPMNALDVATQDRLRELAEEATRREDVRAVVVYGGEKVFAAGADIKEMHAMDHAAMVLRAKALQDSFTAVARIPKPVVAAITGYALGGGCELALCADYRIAAENAKLGQPEILLGLIPGAGGTQRLSRLIGPSRAKDLIFTGRMVKADEALTLGLVDRVVPAADVYTEAHAWAAKLAQGPAIALRAAKEAVDAGLETDIDTGLTVERNWFAGLFATEDRERGMRSFVEEGPGKAKFL